A section of the Nitrospinota bacterium genome encodes:
- the glgA gene encoding glycogen synthase GlgA yields the protein MGAAISQEKSLCIFFASSEVKPFVKTGGLADVSYSLPVELGRLGHNVKVILPLYGSIDRSGFTRLPFTIEKKVGKKIFHAAVFSKKIAENTEALFIDQPELFGGLPNPYGDENGDYENNDERFIFFDLAVVELARSSQPLPDVIHSNDWQGGLIPLLLRLERGIDRSPLKGTVSVFSIHNLAYQGLFPKESFKLTTLPEELFSIDGVEQYGKLALLKSAILFADALTTVSPTYAREILTPELGFGLEPFLEKRKEDLAGILNGIDTDEWNPETDRLIPANFSINSLEGKSHCRKALIDRFGLTGGEDTPIFGMVSRLIEQKGCDIIADSAEKLMEERMNLVILGTGQKEYESFFTSLAKKHPGRVALKIGFDNTIAHLIEAGSDIFLMPSRFEPCGLNQMFSLRYGTVPLVRSTGGLADTVTDWTSNPERGNGFVFSKPEAGEFLDAAKRGIKAFGDRAEWTRIMRNGMSQDHSWKGSAKKYEELYLSLLEKGAKKPQRGLE from the coding sequence TTGGGGGCCGCAATTAGCCAAGAGAAGAGTCTTTGCATCTTTTTTGCCTCATCAGAGGTCAAACCCTTTGTAAAAACAGGGGGTTTGGCCGATGTCTCCTATTCACTCCCGGTAGAGCTTGGAAGACTTGGCCACAATGTCAAAGTGATCCTCCCGCTTTACGGTTCGATCGACAGAAGCGGTTTCACCAGGCTCCCGTTCACAATTGAAAAAAAAGTTGGAAAAAAAATTTTTCATGCCGCAGTTTTTTCAAAAAAAATAGCTGAAAATACCGAAGCCCTGTTTATCGACCAGCCGGAGCTTTTCGGGGGACTTCCAAACCCGTATGGCGATGAGAACGGGGACTATGAAAACAACGATGAACGCTTCATCTTTTTCGACCTCGCGGTTGTCGAATTGGCAAGATCGTCACAGCCTCTCCCTGATGTAATCCATTCAAACGACTGGCAGGGGGGGCTCATTCCGCTGTTACTCCGACTGGAGAGGGGGATTGACCGCTCCCCGCTCAAGGGGACTGTTTCGGTTTTTTCGATACACAATCTCGCATACCAGGGACTTTTTCCGAAAGAGTCGTTCAAACTGACCACCCTACCCGAAGAGCTATTCTCCATTGATGGAGTGGAGCAGTACGGAAAGCTCGCGCTCCTCAAAAGCGCGATACTTTTTGCCGACGCGCTGACAACCGTCAGCCCCACATACGCCCGCGAAATACTCACCCCGGAGCTAGGCTTCGGACTTGAACCGTTCCTCGAAAAACGGAAGGAGGATCTCGCCGGAATATTGAACGGGATCGACACCGACGAATGGAACCCGGAGACCGACCGGCTTATACCAGCCAATTTTTCGATTAACAGCCTTGAAGGGAAGAGTCACTGCAGAAAAGCGCTGATCGACCGGTTTGGTTTGACCGGTGGGGAGGATACCCCGATCTTCGGCATGGTCTCACGACTTATCGAGCAGAAGGGTTGCGACATAATCGCCGACTCAGCGGAAAAACTGATGGAGGAGAGGATGAACCTCGTCATCCTTGGAACCGGACAGAAGGAGTACGAATCTTTCTTTACATCACTCGCCAAAAAGCATCCGGGAAGGGTGGCGCTCAAAATCGGATTCGACAACACCATCGCCCACCTTATCGAGGCGGGATCCGACATTTTTCTAATGCCGTCCCGATTTGAGCCGTGCGGTTTAAACCAGATGTTCTCCCTTCGGTACGGCACGGTCCCGCTTGTCCGCTCTACGGGGGGGCTTGCCGATACCGTCACCGACTGGACCTCCAACCCTGAAAGAGGGAATGGTTTTGTTTTCAGCAAACCGGAAGCGGGGGAATTCCTCGACGCCGCAAAGCGGGGGATAAAGGCGTTTGGCGACCGTGCCGAATGGACGAGGATCATGAGGAACGGAATGTCGCAAGATCACTCATGGAAGGGGTCGGCGAAGAAGTACGAAGAGCTCTACCTCTCACTTCTGGAAAAAGGAGCTAAAAAACCACAAAGAGGTTTAGAATAA
- a CDS encoding ribbon-helix-helix domain-containing protein, translating into MAGSKKKVPVTTHLYEDQVEMLNKIAKELQVTKAVLFRTAIEELLKKYENKQLDIGIK; encoded by the coding sequence ATGGCTGGCTCGAAGAAAAAGGTTCCGGTTACTACCCATTTATACGAGGACCAGGTTGAAATGCTCAACAAGATCGCCAAGGAGTTGCAGGTGACCAAGGCTGTGCTCTTTCGAACGGCTATTGAGGAGCTGTTGAAGAAATACGAGAACAAGCAACTCGACATTGGGATTAAATAG
- a CDS encoding 2'-deoxycytidine 5'-triphosphate deaminase codes for MEGMRKTGKGVFPIQLIKHAVQKGFIQAREPIRSDQYQPSSIDLRLGEKAYRIRSSFLPQKRKVEEILGELEMYEIDLKKGAILEKGNVYLIPLLEELNLPEDVYARANPKSSTGRLDIFTRVITDNSHRFEDVAAGYRGKLYLEVVPRSFTIKLKTGLCLNQLRLFRGDSSLSDIEIAKIHEESPLLYCYSRESIVPVLNDGLFVSIEVVKEGNGGVIGYMAKKNSTVIDLSNVGGYRVRDFWDPITSPEENFLILEPEEFYIFASKERVRVPVDCAAEMAEYDAGSGELRTHYAGFFDSGFGGGSVEGTKAVLEVRPHDVPFRIEDGQIFFKLRYERMLETPNVAYGEKLGSNYFNQGLRLSKHFVMESE; via the coding sequence ATGGAAGGTATGCGCAAGACGGGGAAGGGTGTTTTTCCAATACAGCTTATAAAACACGCGGTCCAGAAAGGTTTTATTCAGGCGCGCGAACCGATAAGGAGCGACCAGTACCAGCCGTCGAGCATTGATCTCCGCCTTGGGGAGAAGGCTTACCGTATCAGGAGTTCCTTCCTCCCTCAGAAACGGAAGGTCGAAGAGATACTGGGGGAGCTTGAGATGTACGAGATAGATCTCAAAAAGGGGGCGATACTCGAAAAGGGCAATGTCTATCTAATCCCGCTTCTTGAGGAGCTGAACCTCCCGGAAGATGTTTACGCGAGGGCGAATCCGAAATCGTCGACCGGCAGGCTCGACATATTCACAAGGGTAATTACCGACAATTCCCACAGGTTCGAGGATGTCGCGGCGGGATACCGGGGCAAACTTTACCTGGAGGTGGTCCCCCGCTCATTCACTATCAAGCTCAAGACAGGATTATGCCTGAACCAGTTGCGGTTATTCAGGGGTGATTCATCCCTTTCCGATATTGAAATCGCCAAGATACATGAGGAGAGTCCTCTTCTCTACTGCTATTCGAGGGAGAGCATAGTGCCGGTGCTCAACGACGGCCTCTTTGTGAGCATTGAGGTCGTAAAGGAGGGGAACGGCGGCGTGATCGGCTATATGGCGAAGAAGAACAGCACGGTAATAGATCTTTCCAACGTGGGGGGGTACAGGGTCCGTGATTTCTGGGATCCTATAACTTCGCCGGAGGAGAATTTTCTGATACTTGAACCGGAGGAGTTTTACATATTCGCGTCGAAGGAGCGGGTGAGGGTACCGGTTGACTGCGCCGCGGAGATGGCGGAGTACGACGCCGGATCGGGGGAGTTAAGGACACATTACGCCGGATTTTTCGATTCGGGATTCGGCGGGGGGAGCGTTGAGGGGACGAAGGCGGTTCTCGAAGTGAGGCCTCACGATGTGCCGTTCCGCATTGAGGACGGGCAGATATTTTTCAAGCTCCGTTACGAGAGGATGCTGGAAACGCCTAACGTCGCCTATGGCGAGAAACTTGGTTCGAACTATTTCAATCAGGGATTACGGCTCAGCAAACATTTTGTAATGGAAAGCGAATAG
- a CDS encoding tetratricopeptide repeat protein has product MRKFIAVKVSVLMLVFAGISEASFTKINKIALVEGEQFSSVVISFDEPAMEYSIDPNLEDKVITIVTPQSGIGAQLDADKLADKRVEKITVMLTDNAETITNIYLKDFKTSVYHSLSTDKKDLTIRLKNRAGLLAVDKNSKGKEKRAELKKKEKELLAKVEDIQKFGGKDLYTEGMMAFQKNKFDDAEIKLTEFIRQYPDSKYQEKAMFMLAETVYRIAKKKNERIPEAINAFRLVAASFPSSMAANRAKMRIANLYIDQGLDVEALAIYKSIIESEPEGKFTVSALTGRANIYLKNGDYALAYNELEKILLLYPEAKEVREARFKIAEAFYFKKRYKTALKMFEDSNLKWPSFVMSNPDTLFRFADTYYQLNKFDEAMDLYVKLINLFPNGDEGRASVNRLADIYVSKNQPMEAMRILGIQARKIPELPHGLDSRLRLAALGHAPKKLIEPKDALIYDYPDYFEPYNTYNHIIKKHPNTPQSRNALFQKAKLLNQEKRYIESILALKKMMVDFPDSQMEEPVVKLVKNDLYELIHGLHEQEGFYTILATYYDNFDPFLTDIKDANVMVKVADAYSEMGLNDKALARFEEAERLDRQGFLKERIRLGKGTTLALLKRYDEAEETLLPFADLLDSSIHAPEAVHTLGDIYLIQKKNSEAMTTYVRAISLDQDFERVSKTAYYLGLMHKARHEYKNAITYFEMAVDKQEKMPGQADQWFVVESRYQLIESAYLSRDFDAVQKYSTAVLNLYPDDKQNSWVRYVRSDSQLKLSQDENATAELQDLVKGEPLSVYGRVASATLENIEWKLKHKELFAN; this is encoded by the coding sequence ATGAGAAAATTTATTGCAGTAAAAGTATCGGTTCTGATGCTTGTCTTTGCGGGAATATCCGAGGCCTCCTTTACCAAGATAAATAAGATCGCGCTGGTCGAGGGGGAGCAGTTCTCCTCCGTGGTAATTTCATTTGACGAACCGGCAATGGAGTATTCCATTGACCCTAACCTGGAAGACAAGGTTATCACCATAGTCACTCCACAAAGCGGGATAGGAGCCCAGCTTGACGCTGATAAGCTTGCCGATAAAAGGGTTGAGAAGATAACGGTGATGCTTACCGACAACGCCGAAACGATCACCAATATATACCTGAAGGATTTTAAAACATCCGTATACCACTCCCTTTCAACGGATAAAAAAGATCTGACCATTAGACTGAAAAACAGGGCAGGACTCCTTGCTGTGGATAAAAACAGCAAAGGGAAAGAGAAGAGAGCTGAATTGAAAAAAAAGGAAAAGGAGCTTCTCGCAAAGGTTGAGGATATCCAGAAATTCGGCGGAAAGGACCTCTATACCGAGGGTATGATGGCGTTCCAGAAAAACAAATTCGATGACGCCGAAATCAAACTTACCGAATTCATTCGGCAGTATCCCGACAGCAAATACCAGGAAAAAGCGATGTTCATGCTTGCCGAAACGGTCTACCGCATAGCAAAGAAAAAGAATGAAAGGATCCCTGAAGCGATAAATGCGTTCAGGCTTGTCGCCGCCTCATTCCCCAGCTCTATGGCGGCGAACAGGGCGAAAATGAGGATCGCGAACCTCTATATAGATCAGGGGCTCGACGTTGAAGCTCTCGCCATATATAAAAGCATTATCGAATCGGAGCCTGAAGGGAAATTCACCGTCAGTGCGCTCACCGGCAGGGCAAACATATACCTGAAGAATGGAGATTACGCTCTCGCATACAACGAGCTTGAAAAGATACTTCTCCTCTACCCCGAAGCAAAGGAAGTGCGTGAGGCAAGGTTCAAGATCGCAGAGGCGTTCTATTTCAAAAAACGGTACAAGACCGCCCTTAAAATGTTCGAAGATTCGAACCTTAAGTGGCCCTCATTCGTTATGTCGAACCCCGACACACTTTTCAGATTTGCCGACACCTATTACCAGCTAAACAAGTTCGACGAGGCTATGGATCTATACGTAAAGCTGATAAACCTTTTCCCCAACGGCGACGAGGGGAGAGCCTCCGTGAACAGGCTCGCCGACATTTATGTTTCGAAAAACCAGCCGATGGAAGCGATGAGAATTCTAGGGATTCAGGCAAGGAAAATACCGGAACTCCCGCACGGCCTCGACTCCAGGCTGAGGCTTGCCGCCCTCGGTCACGCGCCGAAAAAACTTATCGAACCAAAGGACGCGCTCATATACGACTATCCCGATTACTTCGAACCCTACAATACATACAACCACATAATCAAAAAACATCCGAACACGCCGCAGTCAAGAAACGCGCTGTTCCAGAAAGCTAAACTCCTCAACCAGGAGAAGAGATACATTGAATCGATACTTGCATTGAAAAAGATGATGGTGGACTTCCCCGACTCGCAGATGGAGGAACCTGTTGTGAAACTCGTCAAGAACGACCTCTACGAGCTTATTCACGGACTGCATGAGCAGGAAGGGTTCTACACCATACTCGCGACATATTACGACAACTTTGATCCGTTCCTCACGGATATCAAGGACGCCAATGTAATGGTGAAGGTTGCCGATGCCTACTCCGAAATGGGATTGAACGACAAGGCGCTCGCGCGTTTTGAAGAGGCCGAAAGGCTCGACAGGCAGGGATTCCTCAAGGAGAGGATACGGCTTGGAAAGGGAACGACACTTGCCCTCCTTAAGAGATACGACGAAGCGGAAGAGACGCTCCTCCCATTTGCGGACCTGCTTGACAGCTCAATCCACGCCCCGGAGGCTGTCCATACACTCGGGGATATCTACCTGATTCAGAAGAAGAACAGCGAGGCGATGACGACATATGTGCGGGCGATCTCCCTTGACCAGGATTTCGAAAGGGTTTCAAAGACCGCCTACTATCTCGGTCTGATGCACAAGGCGCGGCATGAATACAAGAACGCGATCACCTACTTCGAAATGGCGGTCGACAAACAGGAAAAGATGCCTGGCCAGGCTGACCAATGGTTCGTGGTCGAGAGCCGCTACCAGCTCATAGAATCAGCCTATCTCTCGCGCGATTTCGACGCCGTGCAGAAATATTCCACAGCTGTCCTAAACCTCTACCCGGACGACAAGCAGAACAGCTGGGTACGGTATGTGAGGAGCGACAGCCAGCTGAAGCTGAGCCAGGATGAAAACGCAACCGCGGAACTACAGGATCTGGTAAAAGGGGAGCCGCTCTCCGTATACGGCAGAGTGGCAAGCGCAACGCTGGAGAATATCGAATGGAAACTGAAACACAAGGAGCTCTTCGCGAACTAA
- the rho gene encoding transcription termination factor Rho yields the protein MGESVTGILEIVPKGFGFLRSVTNDIGIAPTDPYLSPKLIQTNWLKTGMEVTGTGKALKNQPNISLESIESINGRSPDEIKKRVPFPKLTAIDPNEQLILETDQNTVSTRIIDLLIPIGKGQRFLIVSPPKAGKTTIMEEMAMGMKKNYPDMAQIIYLADERPEESTHFKRLIGGEVIATDFDKPNKEHIRVAHLIFERVKSLVESGRDVVLMIDSLTRLGRAFNRDMDNRGKTMTGGLSTGALDFPRKIFGSARNVDGGGSLTIIASILVDTGSKMDELIFQEFKGTGNSELVLERSLADLRIFPAMNFQKSGTRKEEKLLDPEILAKATLLRRAMLDDRRGEKYKMFLDKFKESASNREFLETIPLPTAAKRR from the coding sequence ATGGGAGAATCCGTAACAGGCATTCTTGAAATCGTTCCGAAAGGATTCGGTTTTTTAAGATCAGTAACCAACGACATAGGGATCGCGCCGACCGATCCATACCTGTCGCCAAAACTCATTCAGACCAACTGGCTTAAAACAGGCATGGAAGTCACCGGAACCGGGAAGGCGCTGAAAAACCAGCCGAACATCTCCCTTGAATCGATAGAATCGATAAACGGAAGAAGCCCGGACGAAATAAAAAAACGGGTGCCGTTTCCCAAACTGACAGCCATCGATCCGAATGAACAGCTTATTCTTGAAACCGATCAGAATACTGTCTCCACAAGGATTATCGACCTGCTGATACCTATCGGAAAGGGGCAACGCTTCCTGATAGTCTCTCCGCCGAAAGCCGGTAAAACCACCATAATGGAAGAAATGGCCATGGGGATGAAGAAAAATTATCCGGATATGGCTCAGATAATCTATCTCGCCGACGAAAGGCCGGAAGAGTCTACGCACTTCAAGCGTCTCATTGGCGGCGAGGTGATCGCGACCGATTTCGATAAACCAAACAAGGAGCATATCCGCGTAGCACACCTCATATTCGAAAGGGTTAAGAGCCTCGTTGAGTCGGGAAGGGACGTAGTGCTGATGATCGATTCCCTCACGAGACTCGGTAGGGCGTTCAACAGAGATATGGATAACCGCGGAAAGACCATGACCGGAGGTCTATCAACCGGGGCGCTTGATTTCCCGAGAAAAATTTTCGGCTCCGCGCGGAATGTCGACGGCGGGGGGAGCCTGACCATTATCGCCTCCATCCTGGTCGATACCGGTAGCAAAATGGACGAACTGATCTTCCAGGAATTCAAAGGGACCGGAAACTCCGAGCTCGTCCTTGAGCGAAGCCTGGCCGACCTCAGAATTTTTCCGGCGATGAACTTTCAAAAATCGGGAACAAGAAAAGAGGAAAAACTCCTCGACCCCGAAATCCTCGCAAAGGCGACGCTTCTGCGCAGGGCAATGCTCGACGACAGGCGGGGAGAAAAATACAAAATGTTCCTTGATAAATTCAAAGAGTCGGCCAGCAACCGGGAATTCCTTGAAACGATCCCTCTTCCAACAGCAGCAAAGAGGCGGTAA
- the fliN gene encoding flagellar motor switch protein FliN, protein MVDDNLESDDDLWGAAADDLEKQREMLREEVESNPEGLTSGGGALATGQPSSRDDVKYARVLDIPLTLSVEMGKAKMLINDLLQLGQGSVIELTKLVGEPLDVLVNDKLVAKGEVVVVNEKFGVRLTEVITPQERIENLG, encoded by the coding sequence ATGGTTGATGATAATTTGGAATCTGATGACGACCTTTGGGGAGCCGCGGCTGACGACCTTGAAAAACAGCGCGAGATGCTCCGCGAAGAGGTCGAAAGCAATCCTGAAGGATTGACCAGCGGCGGCGGGGCCCTTGCCACGGGACAGCCATCCTCCCGGGACGATGTCAAGTACGCACGCGTGCTTGATATTCCGCTTACCCTTTCGGTTGAGATGGGGAAGGCGAAAATGCTGATCAACGACCTTCTTCAGCTGGGACAGGGATCGGTCATCGAACTTACCAAACTTGTCGGCGAACCTCTTGACGTACTCGTTAACGACAAGCTTGTCGCAAAGGGAGAGGTTGTAGTTGTTAATGAAAAATTTGGGGTACGCCTGACAGAGGTTATCACCCCTCAGGAAAGAATAGAAAACCTGGGATAA
- the fliM gene encoding flagellar motor switch protein FliM, with protein sequence MSQVLSQDEVDALLRGVSDGEIETEADDLGDDSGVVPYDLTSQERIIRGRMPTLDIINQRFSRIFRNSLSAALRKVLDVSAVSTDTVKFGEFIKSLPVPASLHIFRINPLRGFALLVVESKMAFALVDSFFGGSGEAKMKIEGRDFTAIEQRVIKKVVLMMLRDTQKAWQPVHPCQMQFVRSEVNPQFAAIVPPTDVVVVVLYEVEMDQFAGTLTICLPYSTIEPIIGKLKAGFQSDQLEVDLTWVTRLSDRLAQAEVDIKVELGEATMSTRDFINLKEGSIIQLERDITDELPIYVSEVEKFRGYPGVVRGNKAIRISSIVPRHGIEKESKIG encoded by the coding sequence ATGAGTCAGGTACTTTCTCAGGACGAAGTTGACGCCCTATTACGAGGCGTAAGCGACGGAGAGATAGAGACCGAAGCCGATGACCTCGGCGACGATTCGGGCGTGGTTCCCTACGACCTTACCAGCCAGGAGAGGATCATCAGGGGAAGGATGCCGACTCTCGACATCATCAACCAGAGATTCTCGCGTATCTTCAGAAACTCCCTCTCGGCGGCCCTCAGGAAAGTTCTCGACGTAAGCGCGGTCTCAACCGATACGGTGAAATTCGGCGAATTCATAAAATCCCTGCCGGTGCCGGCATCCCTTCACATCTTCCGAATAAATCCCCTCAGAGGATTCGCACTTCTGGTAGTCGAATCGAAAATGGCGTTCGCGCTTGTAGATTCATTCTTCGGCGGCTCGGGAGAAGCGAAGATGAAGATAGAGGGGCGCGACTTCACCGCCATCGAGCAGAGAGTAATAAAAAAGGTCGTTCTCATGATGCTGAGAGACACCCAGAAAGCATGGCAACCCGTTCACCCATGCCAGATGCAGTTTGTACGCTCGGAGGTGAATCCGCAGTTCGCCGCCATCGTCCCCCCCACGGACGTTGTTGTGGTTGTCCTTTACGAAGTGGAGATGGATCAGTTTGCCGGTACGTTGACGATATGTCTTCCATACTCGACCATCGAACCTATCATCGGAAAACTCAAAGCAGGTTTCCAGAGCGATCAGCTGGAAGTCGACCTTACATGGGTAACAAGGCTCAGCGACAGGCTCGCGCAGGCCGAGGTAGATATCAAGGTGGAACTGGGAGAAGCAACAATGTCGACAAGGGACTTCATAAATCTCAAAGAGGGGTCGATAATACAGCTGGAACGGGATATTACCGACGAACTCCCCATCTATGTGAGCGAAGTAGAAAAATTCCGGGGATATCCGGGTGTTGTAAGGGGGAACAAGGCTATCAGGATATCAAGCATTGTTCCTAGACATGGAATAGAGAAAGAAAGTAAAATCGGGTAG
- a CDS encoding flagellar basal body-associated FliL family protein — MAIEEDMDEESGGEKPAKGKSKVLLIVIIVLLLTLLGVGGFLIYSNFIKKDAAVQEGAGGQSKQAVEAQEQYDPLKLGEMVAFEPFIVNLSGDEGKRFLKVTMQVELNNPKVAEELANRMPQVKDMVITVLSSKTVDEILTVEGKFKLKEQILTRINSRIKTGVVKNVYFVEFVIQ; from the coding sequence ATGGCTATTGAAGAAGATATGGATGAAGAGTCTGGTGGAGAAAAACCGGCTAAAGGTAAAAGCAAGGTACTGCTTATTGTCATAATCGTTCTCCTTCTGACACTTCTCGGCGTAGGCGGATTCCTGATCTATTCCAACTTCATTAAAAAGGACGCGGCTGTGCAGGAAGGGGCCGGAGGCCAGTCAAAGCAGGCGGTCGAAGCCCAGGAGCAGTACGACCCCCTTAAACTAGGCGAGATGGTCGCTTTCGAGCCTTTCATCGTCAACCTTTCAGGGGATGAGGGGAAGCGCTTCCTGAAGGTAACCATGCAGGTTGAGCTTAACAATCCGAAGGTGGCCGAGGAGTTGGCAAACCGGATGCCTCAGGTGAAAGATATGGTAATAACGGTACTCTCTTCCAAGACAGTCGATGAAATATTGACCGTGGAAGGGAAATTCAAGCTCAAAGAGCAGATTCTAACAAGAATAAATTCAAGGATTAAAACCGGAGTCGTAAAAAACGTATATTTTGTTGAATTTGTTATTCAATAG
- a CDS encoding flagellar motor protein MotB has protein sequence MGEQEKGTEHSKITDWQSGKKDEETEEAGPDKDAWMVTFSDLLQLLITFFVLLISMSSMDDKVIKEMFNVFSGAAGALNLTQSSRSSAMDVVPNFKPDSLGWDELKEVITYDQEIAESRKLLEKEAQTLLITIERSGVEVIKRGEDVALSIPDDAMFDKGSVEIKKSLEPILNRIAGILSISKNNISIEGHTDDIPAKGKNFPSNWEISSARALSVYNYFMSTGLIDTMRMEAKGYSSNKPRVKNISDKYRKYNRRVEIVIKQFEKDSF, from the coding sequence ATGGGCGAACAGGAAAAGGGAACCGAACACTCCAAAATCACCGACTGGCAAAGCGGAAAAAAGGATGAAGAAACAGAAGAAGCAGGACCTGACAAGGATGCGTGGATGGTCACCTTCTCCGATCTCCTTCAGCTTCTTATCACCTTTTTCGTTCTGCTCATTTCAATGTCATCAATGGACGACAAGGTGATAAAGGAGATGTTTAATGTTTTCTCCGGCGCGGCTGGCGCACTGAACCTTACGCAAAGCTCCCGCTCCTCCGCTATGGATGTCGTCCCGAACTTCAAGCCCGATTCACTAGGCTGGGACGAATTGAAAGAGGTGATCACCTACGACCAGGAGATAGCCGAATCCCGCAAACTTCTCGAAAAAGAGGCTCAGACGCTTTTAATCACTATAGAGCGGAGCGGCGTCGAGGTGATCAAGCGAGGCGAAGATGTGGCACTATCGATCCCGGATGACGCGATGTTCGACAAGGGGAGCGTCGAAATAAAAAAATCGCTTGAACCGATTCTAAACAGGATCGCCGGCATTCTCTCCATCTCGAAAAACAACATAAGTATTGAGGGACACACGGACGATATTCCGGCAAAGGGGAAAAATTTCCCTTCCAACTGGGAAATTTCCTCCGCCAGGGCCCTCTCCGTATATAACTACTTTATGTCGACCGGCTTAATAGATACTATGAGGATGGAGGCGAAGGGCTACTCTTCAAACAAGCCTCGCGTTAAGAACATTAGCGATAAATACAGGAAATACAACAGACGGGTTGAAATTGTGATAAAACAATTCGAAAAGGATTCTTTTTAA
- a CDS encoding OmpA family protein, producing the protein MKILSNTFFNQRGDSTTVLFTTLNMVLLAFFIVLNSLAVKDDNRTRKALGSLLGTVGILPGGLSPGTSKGSNTVPPSSELSSREYNIMEFIRKLEKFSLEKDIADEVILNLGKDGVVLILSGDLAFDKGKAELKPKATEIITRIIPLLVSISGEINLIGHASQGGHKGGYFPNEEILSIARGGSAAQFLISTKRIKERRISVSGYGSSRPIFGGNTATREKFKDRIEIVLKKQRLT; encoded by the coding sequence ATGAAAATTCTCTCCAATACCTTCTTCAATCAACGCGGTGATTCAACCACCGTTCTCTTCACCACGCTCAATATGGTGCTGCTCGCTTTTTTCATCGTTCTGAATTCACTGGCGGTAAAGGACGACAACCGCACGCGAAAGGCGCTCGGCTCCCTCCTCGGAACGGTAGGTATCCTCCCCGGCGGACTTTCACCAGGAACCAGCAAGGGGAGCAACACTGTACCCCCCTCGTCGGAGTTATCATCAAGGGAATACAACATCATGGAATTCATTCGCAAACTTGAAAAATTCAGCCTTGAAAAGGATATCGCAGATGAAGTAATCCTGAATCTGGGGAAAGACGGAGTAGTACTTATCCTTTCCGGCGACCTCGCGTTTGACAAAGGGAAGGCGGAGCTCAAGCCGAAGGCCACGGAAATAATAACCAGGATAATCCCGCTACTCGTATCGATAAGCGGTGAAATAAACCTGATAGGGCACGCGTCGCAGGGTGGGCACAAGGGGGGCTATTTCCCAAACGAGGAGATACTCTCCATCGCCAGAGGGGGAAGCGCCGCACAATTCCTTATAAGCACCAAAAGAATAAAAGAGAGAAGGATCTCGGTATCGGGATATGGTTCCAGCCGTCCCATTTTCGGCGGTAATACCGCCACAAGGGAAAAGTTCAAGGACAGGATCGAAATAGTTCTTAAAAAACAGAGGCTGACATAA
- a CDS encoding MotA/TolQ/ExbB proton channel family protein, whose amino-acid sequence MDIATIAGIVGGLGLIVAAIGGANLPFFISIPSVLVVMGGTFAAVMVNYPFKDILTAIAVVKKTIFGSTENPEKVIPLLVELGQKARRDGILVLQNETGRIANPFLQKGIQLAIDGMEPQVINAILENEIDNVKGRHKSGYEIILTFGTFAPAFGMIGTLIGLVLMLQQMDDPSKIGPSMSIALITTFYGAVLANLVFIPMAGKLKKKSSDEILILELSLEGVVSIAAGDNPRILEQKLHGYLMPKFRKSSFK is encoded by the coding sequence ATGGATATAGCAACAATAGCCGGCATTGTCGGGGGGCTAGGCCTGATTGTAGCCGCGATAGGCGGTGCAAATCTCCCCTTCTTTATCAGCATACCTTCGGTCCTTGTCGTTATGGGGGGAACCTTCGCGGCGGTAATGGTTAATTATCCATTTAAGGATATTCTGACTGCTATCGCGGTGGTTAAAAAGACTATATTTGGCTCAACTGAAAATCCCGAAAAAGTTATTCCCCTGCTTGTGGAACTGGGACAAAAAGCGAGGCGCGACGGAATACTGGTACTGCAAAACGAAACCGGCAGAATAGCAAACCCTTTTCTTCAGAAAGGGATACAGCTAGCCATAGACGGCATGGAACCGCAGGTTATAAATGCCATCCTTGAAAACGAGATCGATAACGTGAAAGGGAGGCATAAATCCGGTTATGAAATTATTCTGACTTTCGGTACTTTCGCCCCCGCTTTCGGGATGATCGGCACACTGATCGGCCTGGTTCTTATGCTTCAGCAGATGGACGACCCTTCGAAAATCGGACCTTCAATGTCGATCGCTCTTATCACGACATTCTACGGCGCGGTTCTGGCCAACCTTGTCTTTATTCCTATGGCTGGAAAACTGAAAAAGAAAAGTTCAGACGAAATACTCATACTTGAACTCTCCCTGGAGGGTGTCGTCTCCATTGCCGCGGGGGACAACCCGCGCATACTTGAGCAAAAACTTCACGGCTACCTCATGCCGAAGTTCAGGAAATCATCCTTTAAATGA